The Dehalobacter sp. DCM sequence GATAAATCTGACTGTGCCAGATGAGGATTGTGATTTGGATTATATACCTAATAAGGCAATCAAACATGAAGTAAATTATGCCATATCAAATGGTTTTGGATTTGGCGGTCATAACGCTTCATTGCTCTTAAAAAAGTATATCAAATAGAGTTTCTGGACGATGATGACGTCCAATGTTTAATGATCGATGCTGTGGGTATCGGCAATACCGTAAACTTTTTATATCAGAATCTAGAATATGTTTGCGTCTGCAGTTTGAACTTTGCCACGATATACACCAAGGGTGGCATCAACTGCAATTATGCGCTATTTTAAAAGATTTACAAAAACAAATAATGTTAAGGGCAAACCTGCCTAAAGGCAGGGACGCAAAGCCGTAGGGTCTAAGGTGCTTTAAGCATTATGACAGCCTGGTTGCCGTGAGATTTCATGCGTCAAGACCTGCCCATTTTTGCGGCTGGTCTTGATTTTATGTTAGACGATAATAAATTTTTTAGAATATGCAAAGGAATGAATTTTTGTTTATGTTATAGATCTGCGATTTTTCACACGGCATTTATTATTTATTATCTATTAGTGCTTGTATGGTTGCTGTTGCGATCTTTAAATCCCGTTCGTCGCATAGATATAATGATCGTACGAGTTGCTCTACCTTAGTATTAGGATGTTGGTTTTCGGGATAAAAGATTGTATCAGCAGATATGCCCAGTTCCCGGACAAGTCGGAACAGGACATCATAGCTCGGTTTCTTATTTTCATTCTCAATTGACATGAGATAGCGAGGTGTTATGTTTATAATTTCAGCTAATTGTTCCCGTGTAAGTCCTTTGATTTTTCGGGCAGTCTTAAGGATA is a genomic window containing:
- a CDS encoding helix-turn-helix transcriptional regulator, which gives rise to MELSNIDRLGSILKTARKIKGLTREQLAEIINITPRYLMSIENENKKPSYDVLFRLVRELGISADTIFYPENQHPNTKVEQLVRSLYLCDERDLKIATATIQALIDNK